Proteins from a genomic interval of Desulfovibrio litoralis DSM 11393:
- a CDS encoding sugar transferase: MDGSRKFWFILLDIFCILFALEIAAVFLLPQDWSLLTDYTGATTFTVLLFMLSFYIMDCYNIGHEDVKDSMIRLGMGIFIGTLLTTGLFYFLDNWRFPRTLFLIQMFLNMLFAGVWRLIYIHFSSKLLKKQRVLLLGVSQADRVAGLLKKYAPDAELVGYLGAECIDDVNAGQHLGSVNDVLSIIEQRKVTRVIMLDEGLLSPKLAKELFNARLSGLGVDDMFSLYQRLTKRIPVDLINDNWLLHQDGFNLNVHKTARRFKRAFDILISTFMFILLLPFLAIVALIIRLETPGSPIYTQKRVGLQGKIFTVYKLRSMGVDAEKDGAKWAEKSDPRVTRVGRFIRKTRIDELPQLFNVLKGDMSLIGPRPERPEFVAELEKQIPYFYVRHSVKPGITGWAQVLYPYGSSLEDARYKLEYDFYYIKYLSTLLEIKIILKTIGVVLFPKGAR; the protein is encoded by the coding sequence ATGGACGGTTCACGTAAGTTTTGGTTTATTCTTCTTGATATTTTTTGTATTTTATTTGCTCTTGAAATTGCGGCGGTTTTTTTATTGCCCCAAGATTGGAGTCTGTTAACCGATTATACCGGTGCGACTACTTTTACTGTTTTACTGTTTATGTTGTCTTTTTATATTATGGACTGTTATAATATAGGACATGAAGATGTAAAAGACAGTATGATTCGCTTAGGTATGGGAATTTTTATCGGAACGCTCTTAACCACGGGTTTATTTTATTTTTTGGATAACTGGCGTTTCCCTCGTACTTTGTTTTTAATCCAAATGTTTTTAAATATGCTCTTTGCCGGGGTTTGGCGTTTAATATACATACACTTTTCAAGTAAACTTTTAAAAAAACAACGAGTATTACTTTTAGGTGTATCACAAGCAGACAGAGTGGCGGGTTTATTGAAAAAATATGCCCCTGATGCCGAGTTGGTCGGCTATTTGGGTGCTGAATGTATTGATGATGTGAATGCCGGGCAACACTTGGGTTCGGTGAATGATGTTTTAAGCATTATTGAACAACGCAAGGTTACAAGAGTTATTATGCTTGATGAGGGGTTACTTTCTCCTAAACTGGCAAAAGAGCTGTTTAACGCTCGTTTGAGTGGTTTGGGGGTTGATGATATGTTTAGCTTGTATCAGCGTTTAACTAAGCGTATTCCCGTTGATTTAATCAATGATAATTGGCTATTGCATCAAGACGGTTTTAATTTAAACGTACATAAAACGGCAAGACGTTTTAAAAGGGCGTTTGATATTTTGATTTCTACCTTTATGTTTATTCTCTTGTTGCCTTTTTTGGCGATTGTGGCTTTGATTATTCGCCTTGAAACTCCGGGTTCGCCTATTTATACTCAAAAGCGCGTTGGCTTACAGGGTAAAATTTTCACAGTGTACAAACTTCGCTCTATGGGGGTTGATGCAGAAAAAGACGGGGCAAAGTGGGCAGAAAAGTCCGACCCTCGTGTTACAAGAGTAGGGCGTTTTATTCGTAAAACGAGAATAGACGAACTTCCCCAGCTTTTTAATGTTTTAAAAGGCGATATGAGTTTAATTGGTCCTCGTCCCGAGCGCCCTGAATTTGTTGCCGAGTTAGAAAAACAAATTCCTTATTTTTATGTAAGACATAGCGTTAAACCCGGAATTACCGGTTGGGCTCAGGTGTTATATCCTTATGGCTCAAGCTTGGAAGACGCAAGGTATAAACTTGAGTATGATTTTTATTATATTAAATACTTGTCGACCTTATTAGAGATAAAGATCATCTTAAAAACTATCGGGGTTGTGTTATTTCCTAAAGGTGCAAGATAA
- the cutA gene encoding divalent-cation tolerance protein CutA → MDYCMIYVTFANKMEAEKIAQTLLQEKLIACANIMPEMTSYYTWNAQQEKAVEIPCIFKTQQAFYYKIEKRIKELHSYETPCIVCLPIYCGSSDFLTWIDNSLK, encoded by the coding sequence ATGGATTATTGCATGATTTACGTTACTTTTGCAAACAAAATGGAAGCGGAAAAAATAGCTCAAACCTTATTACAAGAAAAACTGATTGCCTGTGCGAATATAATGCCTGAAATGACTTCATATTATACTTGGAACGCTCAACAAGAAAAAGCTGTTGAAATTCCTTGTATATTTAAAACTCAACAAGCTTTTTATTACAAGATAGAGAAAAGAATAAAAGAGTTGCACAGTTATGAAACTCCTTGTATTGTCTGTTTACCTATCTATTGTGGTTCTTCAGATTTTTTAACATGGATAGATAACAGCTTAAAATAA
- a CDS encoding PfkB family carbohydrate kinase has product MAIYVSGSLAFDRIMNFKGLFSDSILPDKIHNMNISFFVENLEEKRGGCAGNIAYSLALLGKSPIVLSAAGKDFDSYAKVMINLGLSLKGIKRVDNKFTAAAYINTDTHNNQLTAFCASALLEPCDHSFQQLDASKDLAVISPGNMEDMRTLVRKYAEAKVAYIYDPGQQIPVLSADELLDGVANSKILVSNDYELEMICKSTQKTKAELLSLGNCIITTLGENGSVIQDKKDYQTPLAVKAVPVSQVVDPTGAGDAFRSGLLFGLSEKTSIQKAAAFGATCAAYCVECAGTQEHVFTLKEFQQRYEKAFN; this is encoded by the coding sequence ATGGCAATATATGTATCAGGATCTTTAGCTTTTGACAGAATTATGAACTTTAAAGGTCTATTTTCAGATTCTATTTTACCGGATAAAATCCATAATATGAATATTTCATTTTTTGTGGAAAATTTAGAAGAAAAACGCGGTGGTTGTGCGGGAAATATCGCCTATAGCTTAGCTCTTTTGGGTAAAAGCCCTATAGTTTTATCAGCCGCAGGCAAAGATTTTGATAGCTATGCAAAAGTTATGATTAACCTTGGCTTAAGCCTAAAAGGAATTAAACGTGTAGACAACAAGTTTACTGCCGCCGCCTATATTAATACTGATACTCACAACAACCAATTAACCGCCTTTTGTGCCTCTGCTTTATTAGAACCTTGCGATCATAGTTTTCAACAACTTGATGCCTCTAAAGATTTAGCAGTAATTTCTCCGGGAAATATGGAAGATATGCGAACTTTAGTAAGAAAATATGCCGAGGCAAAAGTAGCTTATATTTATGACCCCGGTCAACAAATTCCCGTTTTATCGGCTGATGAATTATTAGACGGAGTCGCCAACTCTAAAATTTTAGTCAGCAACGACTATGAACTTGAAATGATTTGCAAATCCACCCAAAAAACAAAAGCAGAATTGCTCTCGCTCGGAAATTGTATAATCACAACCCTCGGCGAAAATGGTTCGGTAATTCAAGACAAAAAAGATTATCAAACGCCACTTGCCGTAAAGGCCGTTCCCGTTTCTCAGGTTGTTGACCCAACAGGTGCCGGCGATGCATTTCGTAGCGGTTTGTTGTTTGGTCTGAGTGAAAAAACAAGTATTCAAAAGGCAGCAGCGTTCGGGGCAACTTGTGCCGCTTATTGCGTTGAGTGTGCCGGAACACAAGAACACGTTTTTACACTCAAAGAGTTTCAACAACGTTACGAAAAAGCTTTTAATTAA
- a CDS encoding 4Fe-4S binding protein, with amino-acid sequence MSNHKDAKQKKVVSNNPTYSKIVELFFPPELANKPLVCMLVKRFDVTFSILKSRINPKREGYLILSIDGTEEHCTLGLEYLQEQGVRVTFVSKSIVKNEELCMHCGMCIALCPVSALSYEQSTHKVVFDPERCIGCRACVKVCPVKAMSKDNHDDED; translated from the coding sequence ATGTCTAATCACAAAGACGCAAAACAAAAAAAGGTTGTATCAAATAACCCCACTTATTCTAAAATTGTAGAGCTATTTTTTCCGCCTGAACTTGCAAATAAACCTTTGGTTTGTATGTTGGTAAAGCGTTTTGATGTTACTTTTAGTATCTTAAAGTCTCGTATTAATCCAAAACGAGAAGGATATTTGATTTTATCAATTGACGGAACGGAAGAGCATTGCACTCTTGGGCTTGAATATCTTCAGGAACAAGGCGTGCGTGTTACTTTTGTTTCAAAAAGCATTGTTAAAAACGAAGAGTTGTGTATGCATTGTGGTATGTGTATTGCCCTTTGTCCTGTTTCGGCTCTTTCTTATGAACAAAGCACACACAAGGTTGTTTTTGACCCTGAGCGTTGTATTGGGTGTCGTGCTTGTGTTAAAGTTTGTCCTGTTAAGGCTATGTCTAAAGATAATCACGACGACGAAGATTAA
- the ybgF gene encoding tol-pal system protein YbgF, translating to MKLRLLTVLALMSLSLTACVTGDNNNVNARLDEQDRKIAAISNQAREVDQILPSQAESWSQIQAMRNDIARINGQLDDINMRTSQINDAGQLRTEVANLSAAVRQMAAQLGVEVSSLNAVTPPPSDMNTGIGTPPSTFTQPITQPQTAPQTQVNSDTAKVLYDSGTQAFSERRYKDAIKIFDDFNKNFSKHQLAGNSQFWRGESFFQLGDFANAALAYQEVISKYPSNQKLQSAYLKQGMAFYRVGKKDAANLRFNELIKKYPNSHEAASAKKFMASNK from the coding sequence ATGAAACTACGCCTTTTGACCGTTTTGGCTTTAATGTCTTTGTCTTTAACCGCTTGTGTAACAGGTGATAACAACAATGTTAACGCTCGTCTTGATGAACAAGACAGAAAAATTGCCGCTATCTCAAATCAGGCAAGAGAAGTTGACCAGATTTTACCGAGCCAGGCGGAAAGTTGGTCGCAAATTCAGGCGATGCGAAACGATATTGCCAGAATTAACGGACAGTTAGATGATATTAATATGCGTACTTCTCAAATTAATGATGCCGGACAGTTGCGTACGGAAGTCGCAAATTTAAGTGCAGCAGTAAGACAGATGGCAGCCCAGCTTGGCGTTGAAGTTTCAAGCTTAAATGCGGTTACTCCACCACCAAGCGATATGAATACAGGTATTGGAACACCACCAAGCACGTTTACTCAGCCCATAACCCAGCCTCAAACCGCTCCGCAAACGCAGGTAAATAGTGATACTGCAAAGGTTTTATATGATTCCGGAACTCAAGCGTTTAGCGAAAGACGTTATAAAGATGCCATTAAAATTTTTGATGATTTCAATAAAAACTTTTCTAAACATCAGTTGGCAGGAAATTCACAGTTTTGGCGCGGTGAGTCTTTTTTCCAATTAGGCGATTTTGCTAATGCCGCTTTGGCGTATCAGGAAGTTATTTCTAAATATCCGTCAAATCAAAAATTGCAATCAGCTTATTTAAAACAGGGAATGGCTTTTTATCGTGTGGGTAAAAAAGACGCCGCTAACTTACGTTTTAATGAGTTGATCAAAAAATATCCAAATAGCCATGAAGCTGCCAGTGCCAAAAAATTTATGGCAAGCAACAAATAA
- a CDS encoding PLDc N-terminal domain-containing protein, with protein sequence MSTLLWIVFITIPALPNLWCIWHAYHHEFDSPVTRIIWIMVGIFIPVIGGIAYFFFGRPKAKKAINKISN encoded by the coding sequence ATGTCTACCCTTCTTTGGATTGTTTTTATTACTATTCCGGCGTTACCCAATTTATGGTGTATATGGCATGCGTATCACCATGAGTTTGATTCCCCGGTAACTCGTATTATCTGGATAATGGTTGGAATTTTTATTCCGGTGATTGGTGGCATTGCCTATTTCTTTTTTGGTCGCCCTAAGGCGAAAAAAGCAATAAACAAAATATCAAATTAA
- a CDS encoding ABC transporter substrate-binding protein, translated as MLKKTLFIIFLYLSLFNIAQAEEQGTLTVGTNYSLFSLDPYSQINQESLQLSNLLFDSLTRWENFTVENHLLKDLKKIDNLKWRATLRENLFFHSGRPVTTEEIIWSFKRAKMSPNFSYIFANIKEIKAVDSLTMEFTTIYPTILMPQRLTYLFVMDKDFYQGTDEYGIPKDKVVSSLNVQPTMNPFPFAWTHVSGSGPFTLYKFTPNNRLELKNFDKYWKKRGNIKNLIITKNTKAAKPTVSLISDKVDCILQIPPLDAFRISGVPNINLYSTLNSKIFIIQFNFDKNNELKNPKVREAIISATDSQAIAKDIFFDEKLATQQFAISTQLGHLENLDPRYNLKKAHQLMQELGYNTNKPLELTMVVLESLDKNQKSIVSSFVSMMQLINIHITIVPLSEIEYFNARKLKSDADLLFTSWKPDTEDSSDYFQHLLMCKDKNNPSRGDFNFGKYCNHELDQLINHAMNTENQEKRKELLQEATQIAYNDMAFIPIVYAPFIWSTNKDVLNAEDIVNRSNIIYFGKVLLKIAD; from the coding sequence ATGTTAAAAAAAACTCTCTTCATAATATTTCTTTATTTAAGCCTTTTTAATATAGCCCAAGCGGAAGAGCAAGGAACTCTAACGGTTGGTACAAATTATTCGCTATTCTCTCTTGACCCCTATTCTCAGATTAATCAAGAAAGCCTTCAGCTATCAAATCTCTTGTTTGACAGCTTAACCAGATGGGAAAATTTTACTGTCGAAAATCATTTGTTAAAAGACCTGAAAAAAATTGATAATCTTAAATGGCGTGCAACTTTGAGGGAAAACTTATTTTTTCATTCCGGAAGACCGGTTACCACCGAAGAAATAATTTGGAGCTTTAAGAGGGCAAAAATGTCTCCAAACTTTTCTTATATTTTTGCCAATATAAAAGAAATCAAGGCTGTCGATTCTCTTACTATGGAATTTACCACCATCTATCCAACAATATTAATGCCCCAACGCTTAACTTACCTCTTTGTTATGGATAAAGATTTTTATCAAGGCACTGATGAATACGGCATTCCTAAGGATAAAGTCGTAAGCTCTCTAAATGTACAACCAACAATGAACCCTTTTCCTTTTGCCTGGACTCACGTTTCAGGCTCAGGACCATTTACTCTTTACAAATTTACTCCCAACAACAGATTGGAGTTGAAAAATTTTGATAAATACTGGAAAAAACGTGGCAATATTAAAAATTTAATTATCACAAAAAATACAAAAGCTGCAAAACCAACCGTTTCGCTAATCTCAGACAAAGTTGATTGCATTTTACAAATTCCTCCACTTGATGCCTTTCGTATTTCAGGCGTACCAAATATTAACTTGTATAGCACATTAAACTCAAAAATATTTATAATACAATTTAACTTTGATAAAAATAACGAATTAAAAAATCCAAAAGTTCGAGAAGCGATTATCTCTGCAACAGATAGCCAAGCGATTGCCAAAGATATATTCTTTGATGAAAAGTTAGCAACACAACAGTTTGCAATTTCGACTCAATTAGGACACCTTGAAAACTTAGATCCTCGTTATAACCTTAAAAAAGCACACCAGTTAATGCAAGAACTCGGGTATAATACAAACAAACCACTCGAATTAACTATGGTTGTTTTAGAATCGCTCGATAAAAATCAAAAGAGTATTGTCTCTTCTTTCGTCAGCATGATGCAACTAATTAATATCCATATTACTATTGTTCCATTGTCTGAAATAGAATATTTTAATGCTCGCAAACTTAAAAGTGATGCGGACTTGTTATTCACAAGTTGGAAACCCGATACTGAAGATTCTAGCGATTATTTTCAACATCTACTCATGTGTAAAGATAAAAATAACCCCAGTAGAGGCGATTTTAACTTTGGAAAATATTGTAACCACGAACTTGATCAATTAATAAATCATGCAATGAATACTGAAAACCAAGAAAAACGCAAAGAGCTTTTACAAGAAGCAACTCAAATTGCTTATAATGATATGGCGTTTATACCAATAGTTTATGCACCATTTATCTGGAGCACCAATAAAGATGTATTGAATGCAGAAGATATTGTAAATCGCTCCAACATAATTTATTTCGGAAAGGTACTTTTGAAAATTGCCGATTAA
- a CDS encoding redox-sensing transcriptional repressor Rex gives MYTDNKNKHIPKISIQRLAVYLQVLESLDVDGVEVITSEPLAKACDVNASQIRKDLTYFGEFGVRGVGYNVKSLMASISEALGINREWPTVLVGAGNLGRSLVGHNGFKQTRFKIVGVFDCDPFKIGEEIAGLEVVCTQRLKEKIADLKVEIGIIATPPERAQRAANHLVSAGIKGILNFAPARIFVPTYVNVEYVDYFHYLYSLAFQITHDKR, from the coding sequence ATGTATACAGACAATAAAAATAAACATATTCCTAAAATCAGCATTCAACGCCTTGCTGTTTATTTACAGGTGTTGGAAAGCTTAGATGTCGATGGGGTCGAGGTTATTACCTCTGAACCTTTAGCCAAGGCTTGTGATGTTAACGCTTCCCAAATCCGCAAAGATCTAACTTATTTTGGCGAATTTGGCGTTAGGGGCGTTGGCTATAATGTTAAATCTTTGATGGCTTCTATTTCTGAAGCGTTGGGGATAAACCGTGAATGGCCTACTGTTTTGGTCGGTGCCGGAAACTTGGGGCGTTCTTTGGTTGGGCATAACGGCTTTAAACAAACTCGTTTTAAAATAGTTGGCGTGTTTGACTGTGATCCTTTTAAAATAGGTGAAGAAATTGCCGGGCTCGAAGTCGTTTGTACCCAACGTTTAAAAGAAAAAATTGCCGACTTAAAAGTAGAAATCGGTATAATTGCAACACCACCGGAAAGAGCCCAACGTGCGGCTAACCATTTAGTCAGTGCCGGAATTAAGGGCATATTAAACTTTGCACCAGCCAGAATCTTTGTTCCGACTTATGTTAATGTTGAATATGTAGATTATTTCCATTATCTATATTCTTTGGCATTTCAAATTACTCACGATAAAAGATAA
- the atpE gene encoding ATP synthase F0 subunit C yields the protein MRKFFMIALNTVALVALASVAFAAEAAAPAARLDSAGLALVCAAAAIGMAIAAAGCGIGQGLGLKSACEGIARNPEASGKITVSLILGLAFIESLAIYALVVNLILLFANGYV from the coding sequence ATGCGTAAATTTTTTATGATTGCTTTAAACACTGTTGCATTGGTTGCTCTTGCTTCTGTTGCTTTTGCTGCTGAAGCTGCTGCTCCGGCTGCAAGACTTGATTCTGCCGGCCTTGCTTTGGTTTGTGCTGCTGCTGCTATTGGTATGGCAATTGCCGCTGCCGGTTGTGGAATTGGTCAAGGTCTTGGCTTGAAATCAGCTTGTGAAGGTATTGCTCGTAACCCAGAGGCTAGCGGAAAAATTACTGTTAGCTTAATTTTGGGCTTGGCTTTTATTGAATCATTGGCTATTTATGCTTTGGTTGTTAACCTTATCCTTCTTTTTGCTAACGGCTACGTTTAA
- the atpB gene encoding F0F1 ATP synthase subunit A yields MSAQLEHPLLLSTSLKLDMVNIGGHWLEFRPIFYTWCVMALLAVVALFIRKRLTLIPNSGQSFFETLIGGLEDFVVANTGEEGRKIFPVLCGIFIFIAGINLIGLVPGCDAPTANINTNIAMALSVFVYYNYVGIAKWRAHYVHHFMGPMLPLVPLMLPLEIISHTARPLSLTLRLFGNIRGEEIVLWLLFILAPLYSTLPLYFLFFIAKALQAFIFFMLTMIYLKGAIEPAH; encoded by the coding sequence ATGTCTGCACAACTAGAACATCCGTTGTTATTATCAACTTCACTTAAACTTGATATGGTAAATATCGGTGGACATTGGCTTGAATTTAGACCGATTTTTTATACATGGTGTGTGATGGCGTTGCTTGCTGTTGTGGCGTTATTTATACGCAAGCGTTTAACTCTTATACCTAATAGCGGTCAGAGTTTTTTTGAAACGCTTATCGGCGGTCTGGAAGATTTTGTTGTTGCCAATACTGGTGAGGAAGGAAGAAAAATTTTTCCTGTTCTTTGTGGTATCTTTATCTTTATAGCCGGAATTAACCTTATCGGTCTTGTTCCCGGTTGTGATGCTCCGACGGCAAATATTAATACTAATATAGCAATGGCTTTGTCGGTTTTTGTTTATTATAACTATGTAGGTATTGCTAAGTGGCGTGCTCATTATGTTCATCACTTTATGGGTCCTATGTTGCCACTTGTTCCACTTATGTTACCTCTTGAAATTATTAGCCATACTGCTCGTCCGCTTTCTCTTACTCTTCGTCTTTTCGGTAACATCAGAGGTGAAGAAATTGTATTGTGGCTCTTGTTTATTTTAGCTCCTTTATATTCTACCTTGCCTTTATACTTTTTGTTCTTTATAGCTAAAGCCCTTCAAGCCTTTATTTTCTTTATGCTTACTATGATTTATTTAAAAGGTGCTATAGAACCGGCACACTAA
- a CDS encoding AtpZ/AtpI family protein yields the protein MGLKKWFDWDKQSSDALTYAGVIGLHLVSGTLVGGVMGYFLDKWLGTGPWFFLIMLVFGIVAGFKNVLFDTKRLLRAGEKADQERFNKK from the coding sequence ATGGGCTTAAAAAAATGGTTTGATTGGGATAAGCAATCTTCAGATGCTCTGACGTATGCCGGCGTTATTGGTTTGCATTTGGTTTCGGGAACTTTAGTCGGCGGTGTGATGGGATATTTTTTAGATAAGTGGCTCGGAACCGGCCCTTGGTTTTTTCTGATTATGCTTGTTTTTGGTATAGTTGCCGGGTTTAAAAATGTTTTGTTTGATACAAAACGTTTATTAAGAGCCGGTGAAAAAGCTGATCAAGAAAGGTTTAATAAGAAATAA
- the gap gene encoding type I glyceraldehyde-3-phosphate dehydrogenase — protein MSVIKVGINGFGRIGRQTFRSLYKRYQGQIEVVAINDLCDTKTNFHLLQFDTYYGHFEPQIVENGDNVQVGNWNVHCFSERDPSNLKWGDYGVDVVIESTGIFKKAPQAGIHIKNGAKKVIISAPAKEEDITIVMGVNQNDYNPAKHNIISNASCTTNCLAPIALIMEKEFGIKLGTMTTVHSYTNDQRILDLPHSDLRRARAAAGNIIPTSTGAAEAVAKVIPSLKGKFNGYSLRVPTPTVSIIDFIAILNKPTTTEELKKVLQHASENELKGILGYSTLPLVSSDFRGNSNSSIIDEAYCTVQEGTLAKVISWYDNEWGYSCRLGDLIAYMGTKGL, from the coding sequence ATGAGTGTTATAAAAGTTGGTATTAACGGATTTGGACGCATAGGAAGACAAACCTTCCGCAGCCTATATAAAAGATACCAAGGACAAATAGAAGTTGTCGCCATTAACGACCTTTGTGATACCAAAACAAACTTTCACCTGCTACAATTTGATACATATTACGGTCATTTTGAGCCACAAATTGTTGAAAACGGAGATAATGTTCAAGTAGGAAATTGGAACGTTCATTGTTTTTCAGAACGCGACCCAAGCAATTTAAAATGGGGAGATTACGGAGTTGATGTTGTAATAGAATCAACCGGAATTTTTAAAAAAGCACCGCAAGCAGGAATACATATTAAAAATGGGGCAAAAAAAGTTATAATTAGTGCCCCGGCGAAAGAAGAAGATATTACCATCGTTATGGGGGTAAATCAAAATGATTATAACCCTGCTAAACACAATATTATTTCCAACGCTTCTTGCACCACAAACTGCCTTGCTCCAATCGCCTTAATAATGGAAAAAGAGTTTGGGATAAAACTTGGAACGATGACAACCGTACACTCTTATACAAACGACCAACGTATCCTTGACTTACCTCATAGCGATTTACGAAGAGCTAGAGCCGCCGCAGGTAATATTATACCCACCTCAACCGGTGCCGCTGAAGCCGTTGCCAAAGTAATTCCAAGCCTTAAAGGAAAGTTTAACGGATATTCTTTAAGAGTTCCAACTCCAACAGTCTCAATTATTGACTTTATTGCAATTTTAAATAAACCGACAACAACGGAAGAACTTAAAAAAGTTCTACAACATGCCTCTGAAAATGAATTAAAAGGTATCTTGGGCTATAGCACCCTACCCCTTGTTTCTTCTGATTTTAGAGGAAACTCAAATTCATCAATTATTGATGAAGCTTACTGTACCGTACAAGAAGGTACCCTTGCGAAAGTAATTTCTTGGTATGACAACGAATGGGGATACTCTTGTCGCCTCGGAGACCTTATCGCATATATGGGAACAAAAGGTTTATAG
- the trkA gene encoding Trk system potassium transporter TrkA: MWFFNKKNTAKKLNIIIIGAGEVGFNLAKRLSNEERQVVVIDTNEEALGKISENIDAQTLNGSGSDPLTLELAGMSNESILVAVTDSDEINILSCLFANHIAPKAQKIARIRNENFANYHTLFKGSALNIGMIVNTDQEVVHSVDRMLSLPGAVDVGEFAEGRIKMVAMVVENGPLLNQPLRQLESIVGVEAVLVAAISRNDTLIIPNGSTHIEQGDLVYFIYTEETSEDLLKAINCKKRTIEQALIIGGGNIGMRIAQFFESKKYYVKLIEKDRKRCEYLASHLEKTLILHGVGADPKLLTDENIDKADVVIAATGDEEYNILTCLLAKSLGAKETVAKINSSVYQKLSETVGVDHTINPRLAAVDTILRGMRQGKILSAMSLRGDDTEILELIALENSEITNTPIRELKMPEGVLFLAVIREDEVFIPKGGFIIKTQDRVLLLTTRKAMPELEKALASENQ, from the coding sequence GTGTGGTTTTTTAACAAAAAAAATACTGCAAAAAAATTAAATATAATTATTATCGGTGCGGGTGAAGTTGGCTTTAATCTGGCGAAACGCTTAAGCAACGAAGAACGTCAAGTTGTTGTAATCGATACTAACGAAGAAGCTTTGGGCAAGATTTCAGAAAATATTGATGCCCAAACTTTAAACGGTTCCGGCTCAGACCCTCTAACCCTAGAGTTAGCAGGTATGAGTAATGAGTCTATTTTGGTTGCCGTAACCGATAGCGATGAAATTAATATTCTTTCTTGTCTTTTTGCAAACCATATCGCCCCAAAAGCACAAAAAATCGCACGTATCAGAAATGAAAATTTTGCAAACTATCACACCCTTTTTAAAGGTTCGGCTCTTAATATCGGAATGATTGTTAACACCGACCAAGAAGTTGTCCATTCCGTAGACCGTATGCTTTCTTTACCCGGGGCTGTTGACGTGGGTGAATTTGCCGAAGGGCGTATTAAAATGGTTGCTATGGTGGTTGAAAATGGACCTTTACTTAATCAACCCTTACGCCAACTTGAAAGCATAGTCGGAGTAGAAGCGGTCTTGGTTGCGGCAATTTCACGCAATGATACTTTAATCATTCCAAACGGAAGCACCCACATAGAACAAGGCGACCTTGTTTATTTTATCTATACCGAAGAAACCAGCGAAGACTTGTTAAAAGCCATAAACTGTAAAAAACGCACCATTGAACAAGCCCTAATTATTGGTGGCGGAAATATAGGAATGCGTATTGCTCAGTTTTTTGAATCTAAAAAATATTATGTTAAATTGATAGAAAAAGACAGAAAACGCTGTGAATATTTAGCCTCACACTTAGAAAAAACCTTGATATTGCATGGCGTTGGTGCTGATCCAAAGCTTTTAACCGATGAAAACATTGATAAAGCAGATGTTGTAATCGCCGCCACCGGAGATGAGGAATATAACATCTTAACTTGTCTTTTAGCCAAATCTTTAGGGGCAAAAGAAACGGTAGCCAAGATAAATTCAAGCGTTTATCAAAAGTTAAGCGAAACGGTCGGGGTCGATCACACGATTAACCCAAGACTTGCCGCCGTAGATACTATTTTGAGAGGTATGAGACAAGGAAAAATCTTGTCTGCTATGTCTCTCAGGGGTGATGATACGGAAATATTAGAACTTATCGCTCTGGAAAATTCTGAAATTACCAACACACCGATCAGAGAATTAAAAATGCCTGAAGGTGTATTGTTCTTAGCCGTTATTAGAGAAGACGAAGTTTTTATTCCTAAAGGTGGCTTTATTATTAAAACACAAGATCGCGTCTTGTTACTTACAACAAGAAAGGCTATGCCGGAACTTGAAAAAGCTCTTGCCAGCGAAAATCAATAA